One genomic window of Glycine soja cultivar W05 chromosome 9, ASM419377v2, whole genome shotgun sequence includes the following:
- the LOC114367039 gene encoding RING-H2 finger protein ATL67-like, whose protein sequence is MSSSSIPSSPDHFPHLGLGYSIAIALAFLFLLSTLLLSSYLCCRHNRRRLRHTTAAATSDGGIVLPRVIFVAEDEDEDGSVAVGFDQSVINSYPRFQFNRDNARNNNIINTTCSICLCEYKDSEMLRMMPECRHYFHLCCLDSWLKLNGSCPVCRNSPLPTPLSTPLQEVVPLSQYAADRRRNR, encoded by the coding sequence ATGTCAtcttcttccattccctccTCCCCTGATCACTTCCCCCACCTCGGCCTCGGCTACTCCATCGCCATAGCCCTAgccttcctcttcctcctctccACCCTCCTCCTCTCCTCCTACCTCTGCTGCCGCCACAACCGCCGTCGCCTCCGCCACACCACCGCCGCCGCCACCTCCGACGGGGGCATCGTCCTGCCACGTGTCATCTTCGTGGCGGAGGACGAGGACGAGGATGGCAGCGTGGCGGTGGGGTTCGACCAGAGCGTGATAAACTCGTATCCGAGGTTCCAGTTCAACAGGGACAACGCACGgaacaataatattattaacaccACGTGCTCGATATGTTTGTGCGAGTACAAGGATTCGGAGATGCTGAGGATGATGCCGGAGTGTCGCCATTACTTCCACCTATGTTGTCTCGATTCGTGGCTGAAGCTCAATGGCTCTTGCCCCGTTTGCAGAAACTCGCCGCTTCCGACGCCGCTTTCTACGCCGCTGCAGGAGGTGGTGCCGCTCTCTCAGTATGCTGCTGATAGGAGAAGAAATAGGTGA
- the LOC114425183 gene encoding reticulon-like protein B1, translated as MAEEPESTVTTGAPDESLLDKITEKLHGHDSSSSSSSDSDSEKTVTSSVKDRVFRLFGRERPVHSVFGAGKPADVLLWRNKKISAGVLGGATAVWVLFELLEYHLLTLVCHILILLLAVLFLWSNAHTFIHKSPPRIPEVHLPEEPFQQVASALRIEINRGFAILHSIGSGRDLKKFLVIIAGVWILSIVGNWCNFLTLFYITFVLLHTVPVLYEKYEDKIDPLAEKAVIEIKKQYVVFDAKVLSKIPLGPLKAKLS; from the exons ATGGCGGAGGAACCGGAGAGCACCGTCACCACCGGCGCCCCCGACGAATCGCTGCTCGATAAGATCACCGAGAAGCTTCACGGCCAcgattcttcctcttcttcctcttcgGATTCCGATTCCGAAAAAACCGTTACTTCGTCCGTTAAGGATAGGGTTTTTCGCCTCTTCGGAAGGGAGAGACCCGTTCACTCCGTTTTCGGCGCCGGAAAAC CTGCTGATGTGTTATTGTGGAGGAACAAGAAAATATCTGCTGGCGTGCTTGGCGGAGCCACTGCTGTTTGGGTCCTTTTTGAGTTGCTTGAGTATCACCTTCTTACTCTGGTGTGTCACATTCTGATACTGTTGCTCGCAGTTCTGTTCTTGTGGTCTAATGCCCATACTTTTATCCACAA ATCTCCGCCTCGCATTCCGGAAGTTCATCTTCCTGAGGAGCCATTCCAGCAAGTTGCGTCTGCATTGAGAATTGAAATCAACCGGGGATTTGCTATTTTGCATAGTATTGGCTCTGGAAGGGACTTAAAGAAATTCCTAGTG ATTATTGCTGGCGTATGGATTCTGTCAATTGTGGGGAACTGGTGCAATTTCTTGACCCTGTTCTACATAA CTTTTGTCTTGTTGCACACGGTTCCTGTGCTCTATGAGAAGTACGAGGATAAGATAGATCCACTTGCAGAGAAGGCAGTTATTGAGATTAAAAAGCAATATGTCGTGTTTGATGCTAAGGTCTTGAGTAAGATCCCATTGGGTCCATTGAAAGCCAAGTTATCTTAG
- the LOC114425234 gene encoding golgin candidate 3-like isoform X1, translated as MWGTIANFKENLNKIALDVHYADYDDDDEDDVVSPAAVSDRRNSHSSAHSISLPRSPPATNGTSDHPYAPEIEQYKAEIKRLQASEAEIKALSVNYAALLKEKEDHIVRLNKENGSLKQNLEATSPASANGAYTVKGSNDQSPNRLHRFTTQMKNRYATNNGTTSALESDASQSKMVSKHSNLQVKGKEQADMIEGKSSPPAAVQHTHEMRKMKLELEQERKKLVNIQLKLQEEEKLNKSFQEELKLLKLERDKTKNEVSKLHNELNEKISEIKCLQLELTRREDEEAGDSVDSFKRLIETIEKENTTLKLEKDELEAALKSRRMASQMSPDDSQIQNKVPSSNSDEQLPDPSKSFPGKEDLERSLHKLSKELKETQKERDKAVQELTRLKQHLLEKEFEESEKMDEDFKILEELRDSNNYLRAQITHLERTLKQATASQEKLTMANDNEILKSREIIDDLNKKLTNCMSTIDAKNTELLNLQTALGQYYAEIEAKEHLEGDLARAKEETSKLSQLLKDADCRANVLISEKEEILAKLSRSEKVQSEWRSRVSKLEEDNSRLRLAVEQSMTRLNRMSVDSDFLVDRRIVIKLLVTYFQRNHSKEVLDLMVRMLGFSNEDKQRIGVAQQGPGKGVVRGVLGLPGRLVGGILGGSGSSESAANVGADNQSFADLWVDFLLKETQEREKRESEERDKSMDDSHDKSLNTNSSSPSPSNQSFSTRTASINSPTYQNISSHPRGYFQHSEQIGLEFSTVPLTSSDSKTTSSRPPRY; from the exons ATGTGGGGCACAATCGCCAACTTCAAAGAGAACTTGAACAAGATTGCTCTCGACGTTCACTACGCCGATTACGACGACGATGATGAAGACGACGTCGTTTCCCCTGCCGCCGTCTCCGATCGCCGCAATTCTCACAGCTCCGCGCATTCCATATCGCTTCCTAGGTCGCCGCCTGCCACCAACGGAACATCCGATCACCCCTACGCTCCTGAG atagaACAATATAAAGCAGAAATCAAGAGACTTCAAGCATCCGAGGCAGAAATTAAAGCACTATCTGTTAATTATGCAGctctattaaaagaaaaagag GATCATATTGTTAGATTGAATAAAGAAAATGGCTCATTAAAACAGAATTTGGAGGCTACAAGTCCAGCATCTGCAAATGGTGCTTACACAGTCAAG GGAAGTAATGACCAATCACCAAATCGACTGCATAGGTTCACAACTCAAATGAAAAATCGTTATGCTACAAACAATGGAACCACATCTGCTTTGGAATCTGATGCTAGTCAAAGTAAGATGGTATCTAAACATTCAAACTTACAAGTAAAGGGCAAG GAGCAAGCAGATATGATAGAGGGAAAAAGTAGTCCCCCAGCAGCAGTACAACATACTCATGAGATGCGAAAAATGAAGTTGGAACTAGAGCAAGAACGCAAAAAGTTGGTAAATATTCAGCTAAAACTCCAGG AAGAAGAGAAATTGAACAAGTCTTTCCAGGAGGAGCTTAAATTGCTAAAGTTGGAAAGAGACAAA ACAAAAAATGAGGTGAGCAAATTACACAATGAATTGAATGAGAAAATATCTGAAATAAAATGTCTGCAATTGGAGCTGACTAGACGAGAAGATGAAGAAGCAGGTGATTCTGTGGATAGCTTCAAAAGACTAATTGAAACTATAGAGAAGGAAAACACTACTCTTAAG TTGGAAAAGGATGAACTTGAGGCTGCGCTCAAATCACGTAGGATGGCTAGTCAAATGTCACCTGATGATTCTCAGATTCAGAACAAGGTTCCAAGCAGTAACAGTGAT GAGCAGTTACCAGATCCTTCCAAAAGTTTTCCAGGGAAAGAAGACTTGGAAAGATCCTTACATAAGCTAAGTAAAGAATTGAAGGAAACACAAAAGGAGAGGGACAAAGCAGTACAAGAATTGACCCGTCTTAAACAGCATTTGTTAGAAAAG GAATTTGAAGAGTCAGAAAAAATGGATGAGGATTTCAAAATCCTTGAAGAGCTACGTGATAGCAATAATTATCTGAGGGCTCAAATAACACATCTTGAAAGAACTCTGAAACAGGCAACTGCAAGTCAGGAGAAACTGACGATGGCAAATGACAATGAAATTCTAAAGTCCAGGGAAATCATTGATGACCTGAACAAGAAGCTTACAAACTGTATGAGCACAATAGATGCTAAGAATACTGAACTTTTAAATCTACAGACAGCTCTTGGACAATATTATGCTGAAATTGAAGCTAag GAACATTTAGAAGGAGATTTGGCTCGTGCAAAGGAAGAAACATCTAAGCTTTCTCAACTGTTGAAA GATGCAGATTGCAGAGCGAATGTATTGATcagtgaaaaagaagaaattttagCCAAGCTTTCTCGATCTGAGAAGGTACAATCAGAATGGAGAAGTAGAGTAAGCAAGCTTGAAGAAGACAATTCCAGATTGAGGCTAGCTGTTGAGCAGAGTATGACACGGCTAAATAGAATGTCAGTGGATTCTGATTTTCTTGTTGACAG GCGCATTGTGATAAAATTACTTGTCACTTATTTCCAGAGAAACCACAGCAAAGAG GTTTTGGATCTAATGGTTCGCATGCTGGGATTCTCTAACGAGGACAAACAAAGAATAGGTGTTGCTCAACAAGGTCCAGGAAAAGGTGTTGTCCGTGGTGTTCTTGGGTTGCCTGGCCGCCTAGTTGGAGGTATCTTGGGAGGAAGTGGTTCATCTGAATCAGCTGCAAATGTAGGAGCAGATAACCAG TCCTTTGCAGATCTGTGGGTTGATTTTCTTCTCAAGGAAAcacaagaaagagagaagagggAGTCAGAAGAAAGAGATAAATCCATGGATGATTCACATGATAAAAGTCTTAATACTAATTCTTCTTCTCCATCCCCTTCAAATCAGAGCTTTAGCACTAGAACAGCATCAATTAACTCACCCACTTATCAAAACATCAGTTCTCACCCTCGTGGGTACTTTCAACATTCCGAACAAATTGGTTTAGAGTTCTCAACAGTTCCCCTTACATCATCAGATAGTAAAACTACTAGTTCAAGACCTCCTAGATactaa
- the LOC114425234 gene encoding golgin candidate 3-like isoform X2, translated as MINLSFQHIDHIVRLNKENGSLKQNLEATSPASANGAYTVKGSNDQSPNRLHRFTTQMKNRYATNNGTTSALESDASQSKMVSKHSNLQVKGKEQADMIEGKSSPPAAVQHTHEMRKMKLELEQERKKLVNIQLKLQEEEKLNKSFQEELKLLKLERDKTKNEVSKLHNELNEKISEIKCLQLELTRREDEEAGDSVDSFKRLIETIEKENTTLKLEKDELEAALKSRRMASQMSPDDSQIQNKVPSSNSDEQLPDPSKSFPGKEDLERSLHKLSKELKETQKERDKAVQELTRLKQHLLEKEFEESEKMDEDFKILEELRDSNNYLRAQITHLERTLKQATASQEKLTMANDNEILKSREIIDDLNKKLTNCMSTIDAKNTELLNLQTALGQYYAEIEAKEHLEGDLARAKEETSKLSQLLKDADCRANVLISEKEEILAKLSRSEKVQSEWRSRVSKLEEDNSRLRLAVEQSMTRLNRMSVDSDFLVDRRIVIKLLVTYFQRNHSKEVLDLMVRMLGFSNEDKQRIGVAQQGPGKGVVRGVLGLPGRLVGGILGGSGSSESAANVGADNQSFADLWVDFLLKETQEREKRESEERDKSMDDSHDKSLNTNSSSPSPSNQSFSTRTASINSPTYQNISSHPRGYFQHSEQIGLEFSTVPLTSSDSKTTSSRPPRY; from the exons ATGATTAATCTTTCTTTCCAGCACATT GATCATATTGTTAGATTGAATAAAGAAAATGGCTCATTAAAACAGAATTTGGAGGCTACAAGTCCAGCATCTGCAAATGGTGCTTACACAGTCAAG GGAAGTAATGACCAATCACCAAATCGACTGCATAGGTTCACAACTCAAATGAAAAATCGTTATGCTACAAACAATGGAACCACATCTGCTTTGGAATCTGATGCTAGTCAAAGTAAGATGGTATCTAAACATTCAAACTTACAAGTAAAGGGCAAG GAGCAAGCAGATATGATAGAGGGAAAAAGTAGTCCCCCAGCAGCAGTACAACATACTCATGAGATGCGAAAAATGAAGTTGGAACTAGAGCAAGAACGCAAAAAGTTGGTAAATATTCAGCTAAAACTCCAGG AAGAAGAGAAATTGAACAAGTCTTTCCAGGAGGAGCTTAAATTGCTAAAGTTGGAAAGAGACAAA ACAAAAAATGAGGTGAGCAAATTACACAATGAATTGAATGAGAAAATATCTGAAATAAAATGTCTGCAATTGGAGCTGACTAGACGAGAAGATGAAGAAGCAGGTGATTCTGTGGATAGCTTCAAAAGACTAATTGAAACTATAGAGAAGGAAAACACTACTCTTAAG TTGGAAAAGGATGAACTTGAGGCTGCGCTCAAATCACGTAGGATGGCTAGTCAAATGTCACCTGATGATTCTCAGATTCAGAACAAGGTTCCAAGCAGTAACAGTGAT GAGCAGTTACCAGATCCTTCCAAAAGTTTTCCAGGGAAAGAAGACTTGGAAAGATCCTTACATAAGCTAAGTAAAGAATTGAAGGAAACACAAAAGGAGAGGGACAAAGCAGTACAAGAATTGACCCGTCTTAAACAGCATTTGTTAGAAAAG GAATTTGAAGAGTCAGAAAAAATGGATGAGGATTTCAAAATCCTTGAAGAGCTACGTGATAGCAATAATTATCTGAGGGCTCAAATAACACATCTTGAAAGAACTCTGAAACAGGCAACTGCAAGTCAGGAGAAACTGACGATGGCAAATGACAATGAAATTCTAAAGTCCAGGGAAATCATTGATGACCTGAACAAGAAGCTTACAAACTGTATGAGCACAATAGATGCTAAGAATACTGAACTTTTAAATCTACAGACAGCTCTTGGACAATATTATGCTGAAATTGAAGCTAag GAACATTTAGAAGGAGATTTGGCTCGTGCAAAGGAAGAAACATCTAAGCTTTCTCAACTGTTGAAA GATGCAGATTGCAGAGCGAATGTATTGATcagtgaaaaagaagaaattttagCCAAGCTTTCTCGATCTGAGAAGGTACAATCAGAATGGAGAAGTAGAGTAAGCAAGCTTGAAGAAGACAATTCCAGATTGAGGCTAGCTGTTGAGCAGAGTATGACACGGCTAAATAGAATGTCAGTGGATTCTGATTTTCTTGTTGACAG GCGCATTGTGATAAAATTACTTGTCACTTATTTCCAGAGAAACCACAGCAAAGAG GTTTTGGATCTAATGGTTCGCATGCTGGGATTCTCTAACGAGGACAAACAAAGAATAGGTGTTGCTCAACAAGGTCCAGGAAAAGGTGTTGTCCGTGGTGTTCTTGGGTTGCCTGGCCGCCTAGTTGGAGGTATCTTGGGAGGAAGTGGTTCATCTGAATCAGCTGCAAATGTAGGAGCAGATAACCAG TCCTTTGCAGATCTGTGGGTTGATTTTCTTCTCAAGGAAAcacaagaaagagagaagagggAGTCAGAAGAAAGAGATAAATCCATGGATGATTCACATGATAAAAGTCTTAATACTAATTCTTCTTCTCCATCCCCTTCAAATCAGAGCTTTAGCACTAGAACAGCATCAATTAACTCACCCACTTATCAAAACATCAGTTCTCACCCTCGTGGGTACTTTCAACATTCCGAACAAATTGGTTTAGAGTTCTCAACAGTTCCCCTTACATCATCAGATAGTAAAACTACTAGTTCAAGACCTCCTAGATactaa
- the LOC114367201 gene encoding 7-methylxanthosine synthase 1-like yields MNGGKGERSYTNNCLLQKKLMLKAKPILEETIMRLYRDFSPNCMKVTNLGCSVGPNALLVISNIIDIVNTACTSLNREPPKFQFYLNDLFGNGFNTIFKSLPNFYTRLVEDKGHKFGPCFVNATPGSFYGRLFPSNSINLFHSSNSLHWLSQGLIEEEKLDSFNIPVYEPTVEEIRHVIEEEGSFFVQRFEILTLPWVEGLNEGGDNSFLDGNIKAR; encoded by the exons ATGAATGGTGGCAAGGGAGAAAGGAGTTATACAAACAACTGCTTGCTACAA AAAAAACTAATGCTTAAAGCCAAACCCATACTTGAAGAAACTATAATGAGACTATATCGTGATTTTTCTCCAAACTGCATGAAAGTGACAAACTTAGGTTGCTCTGTAGGACCAAATGCTCTTCTGGTGATATCAAATATTATTGACATTGTCAATACCGCTTGCACTAGCTTGAATCGTGAACCACCAAAATTCCAATTTTATCTCAATGATTTATTTGGAAACGGATTCAATACCATCTTCAAGTCACTTCCAAATTTCTATACAAGATTGGTAGAAGATAAGGGACACAAGTTTGGTCCATGCTTTGTTAATGCAACCCCTGGATCCTTCTATGGGAGGCTCTTTCCCAGTAATTCCATAAACCTATTTCATTCCTCCAACAGTCTACACTGGCTTTCCCAG GGTttgattgaagaagaaaaattggacTCCTTTAACATACCAGTGTATGAACCTACAGTTGAAGAAATTAGGCATGTGATTGAGGAAGAAGGATCATTCTTTGTTCAACGATTTGAGATTTTAACCTTGCCTTGGGTTGAAGGCCTAAATGAAGGTGGTGATAATTCATTTCTTGATGGAAATATAAAAGCCAGATAA
- the LOC114425185 gene encoding jasmonate O-methyltransferase-like translates to MESKLLLHMNSGKGERSYANNSMLQRKLMIKGKHILEETITRFYSNYSPSCMKVADLGCSVGPNTLLVISNIIDIVDTTCTRLNQEPPTFQFYLNDLFGNDFNTTFKSLPDFYKRLDEDKGHKFGSCFINATPGSFHGRLFPNNSINLFHSANSLHWLSQDPLLEFTKEAESFNKGHCHIVSTSPPAVYQAYLKQFQQDFKFFLKSRSEELVPGGAMVLLFLGKNKTHRRTGWEIISLVLNDMLLEGLIEEEKLDSFNIPVYEPTVEEIRHVIQEEGSFFLQQLEILILPWDEGLNEGVDANIKAQFMAKVARAIMEPLLSAKFGREVIIEVFIRYEKKLAQLMEVEKLESTTFVISMTKNA, encoded by the exons ATGGAAAGCAAACTATTGCTTCACATGAATAGTGGCAAGGGAGAAAGGAGTTATGCAAACAACTCCATGCTACAA agaaaattaatgattaaaggCAAACATATACTAGAAGAAACTATAACGAGATTTTATAGCAATTATTCTCCAAGCTGCATGAAAGTGGCAGATTTAGGTTGTTCTGTAGGACCAAATACACTTCTTGTGATATCAAATATTATTGACATTGTTGATACCACATGCACCCGCTTGAATCAAGAACCACCCACGTTCCAATTTTATCTCAATGATTTGTTTGGAAATGATTTCAATACCACCTTCAAGTCTCTTCCTGATTTCTATAAAAGATTGGATGAAGATAAGGGACACAAGTTTGGTTCATGCTTTATTAATGCTACCCCGGGATCCTTCCATGGGAGGCTCTTTCCCAATAATTCCATAAACCTTTTTCATTCCGCCAACAGTTTACACTGGCTTTCTcag GATCCATTATTGGAGTTTACTAAGGAGGCAGAATCATTTAACAAGGGACACTGTCATATAGTTAGCACAAGCCCTCCAGCTGTATACCAAGCTTACCTTAAGCAATTTCAACaagactttaaattttttttgaaatcacGTTCGGAGGAACTTGTGCCAGGAGGAGCAATGGTCTTATTGTTTCTTGGCAAAAATAAAACTCATAGAAGAACTGGTTGGGAAATAATTAGCCTAGTACTCAATGACATGCTCTTGGAg GGTttgattgaagaagaaaaattggacTCCTTTAACATACCAGTGTATGAACCTACAGTTGAAGAAATTAGGCATGTGATTCAGGAAGAAGGGTCATTCTTTCTTCAACAATTAGAGATTTTAATCTTGCCTTGGGATGAAGGCTTAAATGAAGGTGTTGATGCAAATATAAAAGCCCAATTCATGGCCAAGGTCGCAAGAGCAATAATGGAGCCTCTCTTGTCTGCAAAGTTTGGAAGAGAAGTTATAATTGAAGTATTCATCAGGTATGAAAAGAAACTTGCGCAACTGATGGAAGTGGAGAAATTGGAGTCTACTACTTTTGTGATATCCATGACAAAAAATGCTTGA